A genomic region of Streptomyces sp. R33 contains the following coding sequences:
- a CDS encoding SNF2-related protein, with product MTATEAEAGVGRATGTVAGDEDRRVSGTVAVDEAGRPVVRRPAHVSDHWWQDVAALLGPTLHGTPATAVTAASVVVRRDRARALPRLLARHPAAAARWTWTPAAERLRAGGAAAADGLAALLAADAAEQSAWPADIDLPALGFVRGLLPFQRTAAARLLRAGGGANFSVPGSGKTTVAYAVFTALRARGAAHALLVVAPPSAFEAWVEEARACFAPDRAPAVAVRPRVMARTDTVVVLNYERLGDPAVRAALAGWSRGRKVLTVFDEAHRAKAGAASRRGAEAAELARRADAVMVLTGTPMPNRPRDLEAVFDLVWPGQGPRLVHGDLAHLRDRAYVRATKDDLELPPLHLRVERIALDASHRALYDAMTSRVRQWAQEAAGAEGSASGAVAAQAGRALLHLIAAAANPAAVFAPGQPWSLPLDGPGHPDLASLVAEPTRHIRPAKVVRAAQLVAEHRAQGRKTVVWSGFLGNIEALVTALARHRPAVVTGATPLDDRKAELDRFRHDDDCWALVATPQTLGEGVSLHLAASDQVHLDRGYAAGTWLQALDRTHRLGLPAAARPTCTVLLAADTVDGRVNEVLNHKVAALAAALRDPALRPMADPSLTDGDTDALLGDTDALRELLRPW from the coding sequence GTGACCGCCACCGAGGCCGAAGCCGGGGTCGGCCGCGCCACCGGCACGGTGGCCGGGGACGAGGACCGCCGGGTCAGCGGCACGGTCGCCGTCGACGAGGCCGGGCGGCCCGTGGTGCGGCGGCCCGCGCACGTCAGCGACCACTGGTGGCAGGACGTGGCCGCCCTCCTCGGCCCGACCCTGCACGGCACGCCCGCCACGGCCGTCACCGCCGCCTCGGTCGTCGTCCGCCGTGACCGGGCCAGGGCCCTGCCCCGGCTGCTCGCCCGCCATCCCGCGGCCGCCGCCCGGTGGACCTGGACCCCGGCCGCCGAACGGCTGCGCGCGGGCGGAGCCGCCGCCGCGGACGGGCTGGCCGCGCTGCTCGCCGCCGATGCGGCCGAACAGTCCGCGTGGCCCGCCGACATCGACCTCCCGGCCCTGGGCTTCGTCCGGGGGCTGCTCCCCTTCCAGCGCACCGCCGCGGCCCGGCTGCTGCGGGCCGGCGGCGGCGCCAACTTCTCCGTGCCGGGCTCGGGGAAGACCACCGTGGCGTACGCCGTGTTCACCGCCCTGCGGGCCCGGGGGGCCGCGCACGCCCTGCTCGTCGTCGCACCGCCCTCCGCGTTCGAGGCATGGGTGGAGGAGGCCCGCGCCTGCTTCGCCCCCGACCGGGCGCCCGCCGTCGCCGTACGGCCCCGGGTCATGGCGCGCACCGACACCGTCGTCGTACTCAACTACGAGCGCCTCGGCGACCCGGCGGTGCGCGCCGCACTCGCCGGCTGGTCCCGCGGGCGCAAGGTCCTCACCGTGTTCGACGAGGCCCACCGCGCCAAGGCCGGCGCCGCCTCCCGGCGCGGCGCGGAGGCGGCGGAACTCGCCCGCCGCGCCGACGCCGTCATGGTCCTGACCGGTACCCCGATGCCCAACCGGCCCCGCGACCTGGAGGCCGTGTTCGACCTGGTGTGGCCGGGGCAGGGACCCCGGCTCGTCCACGGCGACCTCGCCCACCTCCGGGACCGGGCCTACGTACGGGCCACCAAGGACGACCTCGAACTCCCGCCCCTGCACCTGAGGGTGGAACGCATCGCCCTCGACGCCTCCCACCGCGCCCTGTACGACGCCATGACGAGCCGCGTACGGCAGTGGGCGCAGGAAGCCGCCGGGGCCGAGGGATCCGCCTCGGGAGCGGTGGCGGCCCAGGCGGGCCGCGCCCTGCTGCACCTGATCGCGGCCGCGGCCAACCCGGCCGCGGTCTTCGCCCCGGGGCAGCCGTGGTCGCTGCCGCTGGACGGGCCCGGCCATCCGGACCTGGCCTCCCTGGTGGCCGAACCGACCCGGCACATCCGCCCGGCCAAGGTGGTCCGCGCCGCTCAACTCGTGGCCGAGCACCGCGCCCAGGGCCGCAAGACCGTCGTCTGGTCGGGTTTCCTCGGCAACATCGAGGCGCTGGTCACGGCGCTGGCCCGGCACCGTCCGGCCGTCGTCACGGGCGCCACCCCGCTCGACGACCGCAAGGCCGAGCTCGACCGCTTCCGCCACGACGACGACTGCTGGGCCCTGGTCGCGACCCCACAGACCCTGGGCGAGGGGGTCTCCCTGCACCTGGCGGCCAGCGACCAGGTGCACCTGGACCGGGGGTACGCCGCCGGCACCTGGCTCCAGGCCCTCGACCGCACGCACCGCCTCGGCCTGCCCGCCGCCGCCCGCCCCACCTGTACGGTGCTGCTGGCCGCCGACACGGTCGACGGGCGGGTCAACGAGGTCCTCAACCACAAGGTCGCCGCCCTGGCAGCCGCCCTCC
- a CDS encoding DUF421 domain-containing protein, producing the protein MQSAHGVFTSFLQSDIPYPEKALRTIAVYALILVLLRIVGKRQLAQLSTFDLVVMLLLANVVQNAVIGPDDSVLGAAFGAAVLLAVNTVVVRAAARYEWLGRLLEGTPTTLARDGHWLTPVIRRCGLRRADLDAAVRHQGGDDVTETTEVTLEPGGTLVVQLAEPEQSADKADIAALRAAIATLERKLDALASGPS; encoded by the coding sequence ATGCAATCCGCCCACGGTGTCTTCACGTCCTTCCTGCAGAGCGACATCCCGTACCCGGAGAAGGCGCTCCGCACGATCGCGGTCTACGCGCTGATCCTCGTGCTGCTCCGGATCGTCGGCAAGCGCCAGCTGGCACAGCTCAGCACCTTCGACCTCGTCGTGATGCTGCTGCTGGCCAACGTCGTGCAGAACGCCGTGATCGGCCCTGACGACTCGGTCCTCGGAGCGGCCTTCGGGGCCGCCGTACTGCTCGCGGTGAACACCGTGGTGGTCCGGGCGGCGGCCCGCTACGAATGGCTGGGCCGCCTGCTGGAGGGCACCCCCACCACCCTGGCCCGCGACGGCCACTGGCTCACCCCGGTGATCCGCCGCTGCGGCCTGCGCCGCGCCGACCTCGACGCGGCGGTCCGCCACCAGGGCGGCGACGACGTCACGGAGACCACGGAAGTCACCCTCGAACCGGGCGGCACCCTGGTGGTCCAGCTGGCGGAACCGGAACAATCGGCGGACAAGGCGGACATCGCCGCCCTCAGGGCCGCCATCGCCACGCTGGAACGCAAACTGGACGCCCTGGCCTCCGGGCCCTCCTGA
- a CDS encoding serine protease, with translation MNKPLAGALLSLLLIGAAAAPAVAAAPRDQAAAAVTVNYAGTVALSNCSGSVVRAPGSLPNDPALVLSNGHCIETGFPGPGEVVKDQPSSRSFSLLNASGSRVATLRASKIAYATMTDTDISVYQLTKTYAQIQSQYGIGALTLNDARPVQGTAIKVVSGYWKRIYSCNVDGFAYRLKEGEWTWKDSVRYTSSCNTIGGTSGSPVIDTTTGKVVAVNNTGNEDGQRCTENNPCEVDENGNITVRRGINYAQETYLIVPCIGAGNKIDLNRAGCALPKP, from the coding sequence ATGAACAAGCCTCTCGCCGGCGCCCTGCTCTCGCTGCTCCTGATAGGAGCGGCGGCAGCTCCGGCCGTCGCCGCCGCACCCCGGGACCAGGCCGCGGCGGCCGTCACCGTGAACTACGCGGGGACGGTCGCCCTCAGCAACTGCTCCGGCTCCGTCGTCCGCGCCCCCGGCTCCCTGCCGAACGACCCCGCGCTCGTCCTCTCCAACGGGCACTGCATCGAGACCGGCTTCCCGGGGCCGGGCGAGGTCGTCAAGGACCAGCCGTCCAGCCGCTCGTTCTCACTGCTCAACGCGTCGGGCTCGCGCGTGGCGACGCTGCGGGCCAGCAAGATCGCGTACGCGACGATGACCGACACGGACATCTCGGTCTACCAGCTGACCAAGACGTACGCGCAGATCCAGAGCCAGTACGGCATCGGCGCGCTCACCCTGAACGACGCCCGCCCGGTGCAGGGCACGGCGATCAAGGTCGTGTCCGGGTACTGGAAGCGGATCTACAGCTGCAACGTGGACGGGTTCGCGTACCGCCTCAAGGAGGGCGAGTGGACCTGGAAGGACTCCGTCCGCTACACCTCGTCCTGCAACACCATCGGCGGAACCTCGGGCTCCCCGGTGATCGACACGACGACGGGCAAGGTCGTCGCCGTCAACAACACGGGCAATGAGGACGGGCAGCGCTGCACGGAGAACAACCCGTGCGAGGTGGACGAGAACGGCAACATCACCGTCCGCCGGGGCATCAACTACGCCCAGGAGACGTACCTCATCGTCCCCTGCATCGGCGCGGGCAACAAGATCGACCTGAACCGGGCGGGCTGCGCCCTGCCGAAGCCGTAG
- a CDS encoding tyrosine-protein phosphatase, with protein MTDRIIEPSADTHRRHIAFERLHNFRDLGGYRSADGRTVAWGTLYRSDSLGKLAGADWERFLGLGIRTVIDLRYPWEIEAKGRIPEAGRFTYANLSIEHRPYDQAAIDPGIDPWRYLADRFAEVTEDGVEEIRGAIELIAADPGPTVFHCTSGKDRTGLIAAFVLTLLEVSEEEILADFALTELATARLTADWHAANPGRTMRWPSYGRAPATILSLVLADLTTRYGSAAGYLATRVGITPATTARLRERLLR; from the coding sequence TTGACCGACCGCATCATTGAGCCGTCCGCGGACACGCACCGCCGCCACATCGCGTTCGAGCGCCTGCACAACTTCCGTGACCTGGGCGGCTACCGCTCGGCCGACGGCCGCACCGTCGCCTGGGGCACGCTCTACCGCTCCGACTCCCTCGGGAAGCTGGCGGGCGCCGACTGGGAGCGCTTCCTCGGGCTGGGCATACGGACCGTCATCGACCTGCGCTATCCCTGGGAGATCGAGGCCAAGGGCCGGATCCCGGAGGCCGGGCGGTTCACGTACGCCAACCTGAGCATCGAGCACCGCCCGTACGACCAGGCCGCGATCGACCCCGGCATCGACCCCTGGCGGTACCTGGCCGACCGGTTCGCCGAGGTGACCGAGGACGGCGTCGAGGAGATCCGCGGGGCCATCGAGCTCATCGCCGCCGACCCCGGCCCGACGGTCTTCCACTGCACCTCCGGCAAGGACCGCACCGGCCTGATCGCCGCTTTCGTCCTGACGCTCCTCGAGGTGTCCGAGGAGGAGATCCTGGCCGATTTCGCGCTCACCGAGCTGGCCACCGCCCGCCTCACGGCCGACTGGCACGCGGCCAACCCGGGCCGCACCATGCGCTGGCCGTCGTACGGCCGCGCCCCGGCGACGATCCTCTCCCTCGTCCTCGCCGATCTGACCACGCGCTACGGCTCCGCGGCCGGCTATCTCGCCACGCGCGTCGGGATCACGCCCGCGACGACGGCCCGGCTGCGGGAGCGACTGCTGCGCTGA
- a CDS encoding O-methyltransferase → MDRGVDEVKTVHLTHEVYGYLVAQAEPPSRVQEELVERTRALGREAQMQVPHEQGVLLTLLGKVLGARRIVEVGTFTGYSTLALAAGLVPGGRVLTCDVSEKWTSIAQEAWKAAGVGDRIELAIAPALETLRALPQEPVIDLVFLDADKSGYRAYWDELVPRLRPGGLILADNVLYGGEAVHADARGNALAIREFNAHVRADERVESVMLPIADGLTLARRR, encoded by the coding sequence ATGGACAGGGGCGTCGACGAAGTGAAGACGGTGCACCTCACCCACGAGGTGTACGGGTACCTGGTCGCGCAGGCCGAGCCGCCGAGCCGCGTCCAGGAGGAGCTCGTCGAGCGGACCCGCGCGCTCGGCCGCGAGGCGCAGATGCAGGTCCCGCACGAGCAGGGCGTCCTCCTCACCCTGCTGGGCAAGGTGCTCGGCGCCCGCCGGATCGTCGAGGTCGGCACGTTCACCGGCTATTCGACGCTCGCCCTGGCCGCGGGCCTGGTGCCCGGCGGGCGGGTCCTGACCTGCGACGTCTCCGAGAAGTGGACGTCCATCGCCCAGGAGGCCTGGAAAGCGGCCGGGGTCGGCGACCGGATCGAGCTCGCGATCGCCCCGGCGCTGGAGACGCTCCGCGCGCTCCCCCAGGAGCCGGTGATCGACCTGGTCTTCCTCGACGCCGACAAGTCCGGCTACCGCGCCTACTGGGACGAGCTCGTGCCGCGCCTGCGCCCCGGCGGGCTGATCCTCGCCGACAACGTCCTGTACGGGGGAGAGGCGGTGCACGCGGACGCCCGGGGGAACGCCCTGGCCATCCGGGAGTTCAACGCGCACGTACGGGCCGACGAGCGCGTCGAGTCGGTGATGCTCCCGATCGCGGACGGTCTCACGCTCGCGCGCAGGCGGTAA
- the tsaD gene encoding tRNA (adenosine(37)-N6)-threonylcarbamoyltransferase complex transferase subunit TsaD, protein MVLGIESSCDETGAGIVQGGRLLAHVVASSMDEHARFGGVVPEIAARAHLHAFNPVVRQALDRAGLRADQLDAVAVTTGPGLSGALQVGLAGAKTLAYALGVPLYGVHHLAGHVAADTLEHGPLPEPCVVLIVSGGHTSLLLVRDLVREPILHLGDTLDDAAGECFDKVARVFGLPYPGGPAIDRAARGGNPKAVPFPRPLTGGPRGEDPYAYSFSFSGLKTAAARWAEGHRQRGAQLPVADGAASLQEAVADVLTRKAVAACTAYDVKTLVVVGGVAANSRVRALAQRRCASAGIELRVPPMTLCTDNGAMIAAIGDLLVRAGAEPAPYDLTIDPSAPLEYAALHPMA, encoded by the coding sequence GTGGTGCTCGGCATCGAGTCGTCCTGCGACGAGACGGGCGCGGGCATCGTGCAGGGCGGCCGCCTCCTCGCGCACGTCGTCGCGTCGAGCATGGACGAGCACGCCCGCTTCGGCGGGGTCGTCCCCGAGATCGCGGCCCGCGCCCACCTGCACGCCTTCAACCCGGTGGTCCGCCAGGCCCTCGACCGGGCCGGACTGCGCGCGGACCAGCTCGACGCGGTGGCCGTCACCACCGGCCCCGGCCTCTCCGGCGCGCTCCAGGTCGGACTGGCCGGGGCCAAGACCCTCGCGTACGCGCTCGGCGTACCGCTGTACGGGGTGCACCACCTCGCCGGCCACGTCGCCGCGGACACCCTCGAGCACGGGCCGCTGCCCGAGCCCTGCGTGGTGCTGATCGTCTCCGGCGGGCACACCTCGCTGCTGCTCGTACGGGACCTCGTACGGGAGCCGATCCTGCACCTCGGGGACACCCTGGACGACGCGGCCGGGGAGTGCTTCGACAAGGTGGCCCGGGTGTTCGGCCTGCCGTACCCGGGCGGGCCGGCCATCGACCGGGCGGCGCGGGGCGGGAACCCGAAGGCGGTGCCGTTCCCCCGCCCGCTGACCGGCGGGCCGCGCGGGGAGGACCCGTACGCGTACTCCTTCTCCTTCTCCGGGCTGAAGACGGCCGCCGCCCGCTGGGCCGAAGGCCACCGGCAGCGCGGGGCGCAACTGCCGGTCGCCGACGGCGCGGCCTCGCTCCAGGAGGCGGTGGCCGACGTACTGACCCGCAAGGCGGTCGCGGCCTGCACGGCGTACGACGTGAAGACGCTGGTGGTGGTCGGCGGCGTGGCGGCCAACTCGCGCGTCCGGGCCCTGGCGCAGCGGCGTTGCGCCTCGGCGGGCATCGAACTGCGGGTACCGCCGATGACGTTGTGCACGGACAACGGCGCGATGATCGCGGCGATCGGCGACCTGCTGGTCCGCGCGGGCGCGGAGCCGGCGCCGTACGACCTCACGATCGACCCGTCGGCCCCGCTCGAGTACGCGGCGCTCCACCCGATGGCCTGA
- a CDS encoding phosphatidylinositol-specific phospholipase C domain-containing protein, giving the protein MGMRNRMAGAVTAGLAALALVLGTAPEGAAANAAGAAADLPYAGSTGVGVHNAYEKAKYPYFADALDSGAAMLELDVWTNFFGSSWRVAHDNPFGNDNNCENATSPAQLRTKSRNQNLAGCLSDIRSWHDAHPGHRPVVLKLELKDGFAANLGRGPAELDALLASKLGDAVYRPGQLAAGHPDLDSAARAGAWPSRAAMAGKFLVELIPGTLEEGNANDTLWTDREYAQHLRSLAAAGRLGQAAAFPAVHRAEAGDPRARYADAALRPWFVVFDGDASAYAGGSIDTAWYDRNHYLLIATDAQGVAPAIDGVHPTEAQARDRVGLMARHHASIASADWYPLPSVLATVVPRG; this is encoded by the coding sequence ATGGGAATGCGGAACCGGATGGCGGGCGCGGTGACGGCGGGTCTCGCGGCCCTGGCCCTCGTACTGGGCACGGCCCCGGAAGGGGCCGCCGCCAACGCGGCGGGTGCCGCCGCCGACCTCCCGTACGCGGGATCGACCGGCGTCGGCGTGCACAACGCGTACGAGAAGGCCAAGTACCCGTACTTCGCCGACGCCCTCGACTCGGGCGCCGCGATGCTGGAACTCGACGTGTGGACCAACTTCTTCGGCAGCTCCTGGCGGGTCGCCCACGACAACCCCTTCGGCAACGACAACAACTGCGAGAACGCCACGAGCCCCGCCCAGCTGCGCACCAAGTCCCGCAACCAGAACCTCGCGGGCTGCCTGTCCGACATCCGCAGCTGGCACGACGCCCACCCCGGCCACCGCCCGGTCGTCCTCAAGCTGGAGCTCAAGGACGGCTTCGCCGCCAACCTCGGGCGCGGCCCGGCCGAACTCGACGCGCTGCTGGCCTCGAAGCTCGGCGACGCCGTCTACCGACCCGGCCAGCTCGCCGCCGGCCACCCCGACCTGGACAGCGCCGCCCGGGCCGGCGCCTGGCCGAGCCGCGCCGCGATGGCCGGCAAGTTCCTGGTGGAGCTGATCCCCGGCACGCTGGAGGAGGGCAACGCGAACGACACCCTGTGGACCGACCGGGAGTACGCCCAGCACCTGCGTTCCCTCGCCGCCGCGGGCCGGCTCGGCCAGGCCGCCGCCTTCCCCGCCGTGCACCGGGCCGAAGCCGGCGACCCGCGCGCCCGGTACGCCGATGCGGCGCTCCGCCCCTGGTTCGTGGTCTTCGACGGGGACGCGAGCGCGTACGCGGGCGGCTCCATCGACACCGCCTGGTACGACCGCAACCACTACTTGCTGATCGCCACCGACGCCCAGGGCGTGGCGCCCGCCATCGACGGGGTGCACCCGACCGAGGCCCAGGCCCGCGACCGGGTCGGCCTGATGGCCCGGCACCACGCGTCCATCGCCTCGGCGGACTGGTACCCGCTGCCGTCGGTGCTGGCGACGGTGGTCCCGCGCGGCTAG
- a CDS encoding trypsin-like peptidase domain-containing protein, which yields MFTKVHGRAVRVCLLVGLCCAVLIGGAGFLWELRGITAHLADGDPAEGSYVQDPEQADRAAAAVLDGLARDVPAREAPVQEAPAPESAPPGPAAQGTDGPPAGVHWRSGGWQPSDPLVARPAAAEPATGALFSPGEDGDQDHHCSAAVVHSPDGDLVATAAHCVYRGIFGFRTNLVFAPGYRDGEAPYGVWVPTRIDVDPRWTEDQDPDHDVAFLRMRRPGRPGERLEDATGAHTIRFRPELPAPARVVGYPNDTEHPVECFNTARAAGPAQLRLDCADVPDGTSGGPVLTDAHTLIGVVGGRDGGGDETTSYSSRFDEAVRTLYERAVAAR from the coding sequence ATGTTCACCAAGGTTCACGGGCGGGCCGTACGGGTCTGCCTGCTCGTCGGCCTGTGCTGCGCGGTGCTGATCGGGGGCGCCGGGTTCCTGTGGGAGCTGCGCGGCATCACGGCGCACCTCGCGGACGGGGACCCCGCGGAGGGGAGCTACGTACAGGACCCGGAGCAGGCCGACCGCGCGGCGGCGGCCGTACTGGACGGCCTGGCGCGGGACGTTCCGGCGCGGGAGGCTCCGGTACAGGAGGCTCCCGCGCCGGAATCCGCCCCGCCGGGCCCGGCCGCGCAGGGCACGGACGGCCCCCCGGCCGGCGTGCACTGGCGGTCGGGCGGCTGGCAGCCCTCCGACCCGCTGGTCGCGCGGCCCGCGGCCGCGGAGCCCGCGACCGGGGCGCTGTTCTCACCCGGCGAGGACGGGGACCAGGACCACCACTGCTCGGCCGCCGTGGTCCACTCCCCCGACGGCGACCTCGTCGCCACCGCCGCCCACTGCGTGTACCGCGGGATCTTCGGCTTCCGTACGAACCTCGTCTTCGCCCCGGGCTACCGGGACGGCGAGGCCCCGTACGGGGTCTGGGTGCCGACCCGGATCGACGTGGACCCCCGGTGGACCGAGGACCAGGACCCAGACCACGACGTGGCCTTCCTCCGGATGCGCCGGCCCGGGCGTCCCGGCGAGCGCCTGGAGGACGCCACCGGGGCCCACACGATCCGGTTCCGGCCCGAACTGCCCGCGCCGGCCCGGGTCGTGGGCTATCCGAACGACACCGAGCACCCGGTGGAATGCTTCAACACCGCCCGCGCCGCGGGGCCCGCGCAGCTGCGGCTGGACTGCGCGGACGTACCCGACGGCACGAGCGGTGGTCCGGTGCTGACCGACGCGCACACCCTCATCGGGGTGGTCGGCGGCCGCGACGGGGGCGGGGACGAGACGACCTCGTACAGCAGCCGCTTCGACGAGGCGGTACGCACCCTGTACGAGCGGGCCGTGGCGGCCCGCTAG
- a CDS encoding FAD-dependent oxidoreductase, which translates to MDDDTDNHPEAHDHAVVLGAGLAGLLAARALAQRFARVTVVERDELPDTGPAFRPGVPQSRHVHVLWSRGLELMEELLPGVTRELLAAGAALMETPRDFLWLSPADWFHPVPGSRILVGSRELIDWTVRREVLRDERIRVRSGSMATGLVAGPDGRSVTGVRLREGGPLPARFVVDATGRTSRAPAWLAALGHPAPATTRYDSHLGYSSRYYEIPPDPARGWQGIYVQGRPENPRGGVLVSQDDGRWLATLTGNGEHAPPTGEEEFLDFTRTLRTPALYDALRDAKPLSAPTSYRNTANEWRHFERLDRWPAGFVVLGDAVCRVNPVYGQGMTVAALAADALAGAIRGLAPREIAAAARRIQRRTAAAAEVAWQIATSEDMRYPETVGPPPDRATKVLQAYMSRVIVGANADPEISRPFFGVLSLSASPNVLLSPGTVIRVLSKWRLPTAPETAAYPPHHKAPADSGA; encoded by the coding sequence ATGGACGACGACACGGACAACCACCCAGAAGCCCACGACCACGCAGTGGTCCTCGGCGCGGGCCTGGCGGGGCTGCTGGCGGCGCGGGCACTCGCCCAGCGGTTCGCACGCGTGACCGTGGTGGAGCGGGACGAACTGCCCGACACCGGACCGGCCTTCCGGCCCGGTGTGCCGCAGTCCCGGCACGTGCACGTGCTGTGGTCACGGGGCCTGGAGCTGATGGAGGAGCTGCTGCCCGGGGTCACCAGGGAGCTGCTGGCGGCCGGGGCGGCCCTGATGGAGACGCCGCGGGACTTCCTGTGGCTGAGCCCCGCCGACTGGTTCCACCCGGTTCCGGGGTCCCGGATCCTGGTCGGCAGCCGGGAGCTGATCGACTGGACGGTCCGCAGGGAGGTGCTGCGGGACGAGCGCATCCGGGTCCGCTCCGGCTCGATGGCGACCGGCCTCGTCGCCGGGCCCGACGGCCGCTCGGTCACCGGCGTGCGGCTGCGCGAGGGCGGCCCGCTGCCCGCCCGCTTCGTGGTCGACGCGACCGGGCGGACCTCCCGGGCCCCGGCCTGGCTCGCCGCCCTCGGCCACCCGGCCCCGGCGACCACCCGCTACGACTCCCACCTCGGCTACTCCAGCCGCTACTACGAGATCCCGCCGGACCCCGCGCGCGGCTGGCAGGGGATCTACGTCCAGGGCCGCCCCGAGAACCCGCGCGGCGGCGTGCTGGTGTCCCAGGACGACGGCCGCTGGCTGGCGACGCTGACCGGCAACGGCGAGCACGCCCCGCCGACCGGGGAGGAGGAGTTCCTCGACTTCACCCGGACCCTGCGCACCCCGGCGCTGTACGACGCCCTCCGCGACGCCAAACCGCTCTCCGCGCCCACGAGCTACCGGAACACCGCCAACGAATGGCGCCACTTCGAGCGCCTCGACCGCTGGCCGGCCGGATTCGTCGTCCTCGGCGACGCCGTCTGCCGGGTCAACCCCGTGTACGGGCAGGGGATGACGGTGGCCGCCCTCGCAGCGGACGCGCTGGCCGGGGCCATCCGGGGTCTTGCGCCCCGGGAGATCGCCGCGGCGGCCCGGCGGATCCAGCGGCGTACGGCCGCCGCCGCCGAGGTGGCCTGGCAGATCGCCACCAGCGAGGACATGCGCTACCCGGAGACCGTGGGGCCGCCGCCCGACCGGGCGACCAAGGTCCTGCAGGCCTACATGTCGCGGGTGATCGTGGGCGCCAACGCCGACCCCGAGATCTCCCGCCCCTTCTTCGGAGTGCTGTCGCTGTCGGCCTCGCCGAACGTCCTGCTGAGCCCGGGCACGGTGATCCGGGTCCTGTCCAAGTGGCGCCTGCCGACGGCCCCGGAGACCGCCGCCTACCCGCCGCACCACAAGGCCCCGGCCGACTCGGGGGCGTAG
- a CDS encoding oxidoreductase, which translates to MPGWNAENIPDQSGRTAVVTGANSGIGYVAARELARRGAAVVLACRSAARGRAAVVRLRAEVPGAEVEFLPLDLADLGSVREFAKACGQRRPSLDLLVNNAGVMALPFGRTADGFETQFGVNHLGHFALTGLLLPQLLAAAPGARIVTVSSGFHALGDVDLDDLNSEHRYRRWIAYGRSKTANLLFTHELARRLEAAGSGIVAAAAHPGYASTNLHAGASRQEGHRPMSRLMGVGAAVLAQSAASGALPTLYAATAPGVRPDAFYGPRLGWRGAPVRSWRAKWTLDDTSGERLWAASEKLTSVPYGSLAR; encoded by the coding sequence ATGCCTGGCTGGAACGCCGAGAACATCCCCGACCAGAGCGGCCGGACCGCCGTCGTCACGGGCGCCAACAGCGGTATCGGCTACGTCGCCGCCCGGGAGCTCGCCCGGCGCGGCGCCGCCGTGGTGCTGGCCTGCCGCAGCGCGGCGCGCGGCCGGGCCGCGGTGGTGCGGCTGCGCGCCGAAGTCCCCGGTGCCGAGGTTGAGTTCCTGCCGCTGGACCTGGCCGACCTCGGCTCCGTACGGGAGTTCGCGAAGGCCTGCGGACAGCGCCGGCCGTCCCTCGACCTGCTGGTGAACAACGCGGGTGTGATGGCCCTGCCGTTCGGGCGGACCGCCGACGGGTTCGAGACCCAGTTCGGTGTCAACCACCTCGGCCACTTCGCCCTGACGGGACTGCTGCTGCCGCAGCTGCTGGCCGCCGCCCCCGGCGCCCGGATCGTCACCGTCTCCAGCGGGTTCCACGCGCTCGGCGACGTCGACCTCGACGACCTGAACAGCGAGCACCGCTACCGGCGCTGGATCGCGTACGGCCGCTCCAAGACCGCCAACCTGCTCTTCACCCACGAACTGGCCCGCCGCCTCGAAGCCGCCGGCTCCGGGATCGTCGCGGCCGCCGCGCACCCCGGCTACGCCTCGACCAACCTGCACGCCGGGGCGTCGCGCCAGGAGGGCCACCGGCCCATGTCCCGGCTGATGGGGGTCGGCGCCGCCGTCCTCGCCCAGTCCGCGGCCTCCGGGGCCCTGCCCACGCTGTACGCGGCCACCGCGCCGGGGGTGCGGCCCGACGCCTTCTACGGACCGCGGCTCGGCTGGCGCGGAGCTCCCGTCCGCTCCTGGCGGGCGAAGTGGACCCTGGACGACACCTCCGGCGAACGCCTCTGGGCGGCCTCGGAGAAGCTCACCTCGGTCCCGTACGGCTCCCTCGCACGCTGA